The following proteins come from a genomic window of Streptomyces sp. GS7:
- a CDS encoding haloalkane dehalogenase, whose amino-acid sequence MNPPYGKRSDTAMPTLPVLDSTLYYRESGDPDGLPFVFLHGNPTSSHLWRNVLPGVASPGRRLLAPDLIGMGDSGKPDLAYSFDDHARYLDAWFDALGLAEAVLVGHDWGGALAFDRAARFPGRVRGLAFTETIIKPLVGDEFPAAGRELFTLLRTPGVGEETILEKSLFIEGLPDTLATPLDPADLEVYRHPFPTPQSRRPVLAWTRMMPLDGEPADVVARIEHYDAWLAASPEVPKLLAAFEPGPGAMTDEGAVAWCEENIVGLEVSHHGLAGHHSPEDRPEELAAAINAWADRHGLARH is encoded by the coding sequence CTGAATCCCCCGTACGGAAAGCGAAGTGACACCGCGATGCCCACCCTCCCCGTCCTCGACTCCACCCTCTACTACCGCGAGTCCGGCGACCCCGACGGGCTGCCGTTCGTCTTCCTGCACGGCAACCCCACCTCCTCCCACCTGTGGCGGAACGTCCTGCCGGGGGTGGCCTCGCCCGGACGCCGCCTGCTGGCCCCCGACCTGATCGGCATGGGCGACTCCGGCAAGCCCGACCTGGCCTACTCCTTCGACGACCACGCACGCTACCTCGACGCCTGGTTCGACGCCCTCGGCCTTGCCGAGGCCGTCCTCGTCGGCCACGACTGGGGCGGCGCGCTCGCCTTCGACCGCGCCGCCCGTTTCCCGGGCCGCGTCCGCGGCCTCGCCTTCACCGAGACGATCATCAAGCCGCTGGTCGGCGACGAGTTCCCGGCGGCGGGCCGGGAGTTGTTCACCCTGCTGCGCACCCCCGGGGTGGGCGAGGAGACGATCCTGGAGAAATCGCTGTTCATCGAGGGGCTCCCCGACACGCTCGCCACGCCGCTCGACCCTGCCGACCTGGAGGTCTACCGCCACCCCTTCCCGACCCCGCAGAGCCGCCGCCCGGTGCTGGCGTGGACGCGCATGATGCCGCTGGACGGCGAGCCCGCCGACGTCGTGGCCCGCATCGAGCACTACGACGCCTGGCTGGCCGCCAGCCCCGAAGTCCCCAAGCTGCTCGCCGCGTTCGAGCCAGGCCCAGGCGCGATGACCGACGAGGGGGCCGTGGCCTGGTGCGAGGAGAACATCGTGGGCCTGGAAGTCTCCCACCACGGCCTCGCCGGCCACCACTCCCCGGAGGACCGCCCCGAGGAGCTGGCCGCAGCGATCAACGCTTGGGCCGACCGCCACGGGCTGGCGCGCCATTAA
- a CDS encoding pyridoxamine 5'-phosphate oxidase family protein, which produces MSRTTVELPAGIRAFLTRPRTATLTTLRPDRTPHVTPVRFTFDPGPALARVTTREGARKARNVAAGGPAARVALCQADGFRWVTLEGRATVTDDPERLAEAVRRYTARYRAAPPAPLDLVVIEIAVDRVLSLNL; this is translated from the coding sequence GTGAGCCGGACGACAGTCGAACTCCCAGCCGGCATACGGGCATTCCTCACCCGCCCCCGCACGGCCACCCTCACCACCCTCCGCCCCGACCGCACCCCGCACGTCACCCCCGTCCGCTTCACTTTCGACCCGGGCCCGGCCCTGGCCCGGGTGACCACCCGGGAGGGGGCCCGCAAGGCCCGGAACGTGGCCGCGGGCGGCCCGGCGGCCCGTGTCGCGCTCTGCCAGGCGGACGGCTTCCGCTGGGTCACCCTCGAAGGCCGGGCCACCGTCACCGACGACCCCGAGCGCCTGGCCGAGGCCGTCCGCCGCTACACCGCCCGCTACCGCGCCGCCCCGCCCGCCCCGCTGGACCTGGTCGTCATCGAGATCGCCGTCGACCGCGTCCTGAGCCTCAACCTCTGA